One window from the genome of Antechinus flavipes isolate AdamAnt ecotype Samford, QLD, Australia chromosome X, AdamAnt_v2, whole genome shotgun sequence encodes:
- the GPC3 gene encoding glypican-3 isoform X1, whose protein sequence is MVGVRPPTGVDMKEQDHSQRPPRFRGGMRRFQGGEREHLVRRGERGAGPRRGFCPRMPQFQHDTLHFGSGRSRGERVIAHSVNFVRVSRSFPNTARLPEAFMRDDGARAMPMPYPWWPHPFSDEVYGPVMGPGEGRGRMAGHPNRFQGFHGGPRGPPRGVGNGRGRKPAQMNRPWAFPDLFHLADHGDMRARGTAHFRRPPTFPFGLPEGMAGVGDSRGSTDPRRSRAFRNGPRGAAVGRGNPRFRPNPQPMGTFPDGLPRGAMGGPGEGRVRVNIQSRRCWFFRDSFHRAVFGVGNRRSKITGYPGSSWNYPDSFQGAMGGPADERMRGSDHFRRSWAFPDVTMITTHIERRVRRGTFFRGPQVFPDAFRGGMFGRGNGRFRGAAYPRAHQVFSDAFRGRVIGRGDGRVIGRGDGRPMVSGYPRRSRNFHNVVHGTGDGRLRIIDHIRMSQAIPQGFPGPAVGARDGRALVSTYHRDYQPFLDWSPWSYNWAWHRNG, encoded by the coding sequence ATGGTAGGAGTAAGGCCTCCAACAGGGGTGGACATGAAAGAACAGGACCACTCTCAGCGTCCGCCACGCTTCCGTGGTGGTATGAGGCGCTTTCAGGGGGGAGAGCGCGAGCATCTAgtaagaagaggggaaagaggagctGGACCACGACGGGGTTTCTGTCCTAGGATGCCCCAATTCCAACATGATACTCTCCATTTTGGCAGTGGAAGGAGCAGAGGTGAAAGAGTGATAGCGCACTCGGTGAACTTTGTTAGAGTATCTCGTTCTTTCCCAAATACTGCTCGTTTACCCGAGGCTTTTATGAGGGACGATGGGGCCAGAGCCATGCCAATGCCCTATCCTTGGTGGCCTCATCCCTTCTCTGATGAAGTCTATGGACCTGTGATGGGGCCTGGAGAGGGGAGAGGTAGAATGGCGGGCCATCCAAACAGGTTTCAGGGCTTTCATGGTGGTCCTCGTGGACCTCCACGTGGGGTAGGAAATGGAAGAGGTAGAAAACCTGCCCAGATGAACAGGCCTTGGGCCTTTCCTGACTTATTCCATCTTGCTGATCATGGAGATATGAGAGCTAGAGGAACTGCCCATTTCAGAAGGCCTCCAACTTTCCCCTTTGGTCTTCCTGAGGGTATGGCTGGGGTAGGAGATTCAAGAGGAAGTACAGATCCCAGAAGGTCTAGGGCTTTCCGTAATGGTCCCCGTGGAGCTGCAGTTGGACGAGGAAATCCCAGATTCAGACCAAATCCCCAACCTATGGGGACCTTCCCTGATGGTTTACCTCGTGGAGCCATGGGTGGACCAGGAGAAGGAAGAGTGAGAGTAAATATTCAGTCCAGGAGATGTTGGTTCTTCCGTGATTCTTTCCATAGAGCTGTATTTGGAGTAGGCAATAGAAGATCTAAAATAACTGGCTATCCTGGGAGCTCTTGGAATTACCCTGATAGTTTTCAGGGAGCTATGGGTGGGCCAGCAGATGAAAGAATGAGAGGAAGTGACCATTTCAGAAGATCATGGGCTTTCCCTGATGTGACTATGATTACTACACATATAGAGCGAAGAGTTAGAAGAGGTACCTTTTTCAGAGGGCCTCAGGTCTTCCCTGATGCTTTTCGTGGAGGCATGTTTGGGAGAGGAAATGGAAGATTTAGGGGAGCTGCCTATCCCAGAGCGCATCAAGTCTTTTCTGATGCTTTTCGTGGAAGAGTAATTGGGAGAGGAGATGGAAGAGTAATTGGGAGAGGAGATGGAAGACCTATGGTATCTGGCTACCCCAGGAGGTCTCGGAACTTCCATAATGTTGTCCATGGAACAGGAGATGGAAGACTTAGAATAATTGACCACATCAGGATGTCTCAGGCTATCCCTCAAGGGTTCCCAGGACCCGCGGTTGGGGCAAGAGATGGAAGAGCTTTAGTAAGCACTTACCATAGGGACTATCAACCTTTCCTGGATTGGTCTCCATGGAGCTATAATTGGGCCTGGCATAGGAACGGCTAG